One region of Elusimicrobiota bacterium genomic DNA includes:
- a CDS encoding Do family serine endopeptidase codes for MSGSGSAIKNVFRIMIFFGVITLAFVIGKSQRKSEVPLGIKTSVSPEVLNLQDAFVGVAEETKPAVVSIYTEQIVGEVAPFSFFFSDPFNDFFDDFFGQPAPDKKTPQRKYENQRRVEGAGSGVIIDKDGYILTNYHVVKDAEKITVKLADDKEYSGKVIGKDAKTDLAVVKIKPHGTLPVARLGDSDKIRVGDWAIAIGSPFGLEQTVTVGIISAKRQNIEAQNNVYRDAIQTDASINRGNSGGPLVNIHGEVIGINTLIYSQSGGSVGVGFAIPINRAKEILNPLITNGKVERGFLGIGIKKVDEVIAKQSGLKEQTGVLVESVMSGSAAFKAGIKRGDIILEFNGQEVGTVEKLQDMVAATSPNKKVNAVIWRDNNRKAVSIVLDEWTEEITTAQSKSGDNEKTAKWLGIEVKQFTKDMAEELNVSSDEQGVVIVKIESGSKAEEMELYPGDIIRAINRKKTSTVAEFESVTKKLSLSDGILFDINRGGNLIYRTFVEK; via the coding sequence ATGTCTGGTTCGGGTTCTGCAATAAAAAATGTATTTCGGATTATGATTTTTTTTGGCGTAATTACATTAGCGTTTGTTATCGGCAAGTCACAAAGAAAATCAGAAGTCCCTTTAGGAATTAAAACATCAGTTTCACCGGAAGTTTTAAATTTACAAGATGCATTTGTAGGTGTTGCAGAAGAAACGAAACCTGCGGTTGTTTCAATTTATACCGAACAAATAGTCGGAGAAGTTGCCCCGTTTAGTTTTTTCTTTTCGGACCCGTTTAATGATTTTTTTGATGATTTTTTCGGTCAGCCCGCTCCTGATAAAAAAACTCCTCAAAGAAAATATGAAAATCAAAGAAGGGTTGAAGGTGCCGGCAGCGGTGTTATTATTGACAAAGACGGTTATATCCTTACAAATTACCATGTTGTAAAAGATGCAGAGAAAATTACCGTAAAACTTGCTGATGACAAAGAATATTCCGGAAAGGTTATCGGTAAAGATGCAAAGACAGATTTAGCAGTCGTAAAAATAAAACCGCATGGAACTCTTCCGGTTGCAAGATTAGGTGATTCTGATAAAATACGTGTCGGTGACTGGGCGATTGCCATAGGTTCTCCTTTCGGATTAGAGCAAACGGTTACTGTTGGAATAATATCTGCAAAAAGACAAAATATAGAAGCTCAAAATAATGTTTACAGGGATGCTATTCAAACAGATGCATCAATCAATAGAGGCAATTCTGGCGGACCACTTGTGAATATTCATGGTGAAGTTATAGGAATTAATACATTAATTTATAGTCAATCCGGCGGTTCAGTGGGAGTTGGATTTGCGATTCCGATAAATCGTGCAAAAGAAATACTTAATCCGCTTATAACAAATGGTAAGGTTGAGAGAGGTTTTTTAGGGATTGGTATAAAAAAAGTTGACGAAGTTATTGCTAAACAATCAGGACTCAAAGAGCAAACAGGTGTTTTAGTGGAAAGTGTTATGAGCGGTTCTGCTGCTTTTAAGGCCGGGATTAAAAGAGGCGATATTATTCTTGAATTTAACGGCCAGGAAGTTGGTACTGTAGAAAAACTTCAGGATATGGTTGCTGCCACTTCACCCAATAAAAAAGTAAATGCTGTTATTTGGCGGGATAACAATAGAAAAGCGGTTTCTATTGTGCTTGATGAGTGGACAGAAGAAATAACTACTGCACAATCAAAGTCGGGTGATAATGAGAAAACCGCAAAATGGCTGGGTATAGAAGTTAAACAATTTACAAAAGATATGGCAGAAGAATTAAACGTTTCCTCTGATGAACAGGGAGTAGTAATTGTAAAGATTGAAAGCGGTTCTAAAGCAGAAGAAATGGAGCTTTATCCGGGAGATATTATAAGGGCAATCAATAGAAAGAAAACATCAACTGTTGCAGAATTTGAATCAGTAACTAAAAAACTATCGCTTTCCGACGGTATTTTATTTGATATAAACAGGGGTGGAAATTTAATTTACAGGACGTTCGTAGAAAAATAA
- a CDS encoding ATP-binding protein codes for MKIKLFPKFLIFIILISVLPLIVIGFLTIDINKKMLQTLMLEYHIKITTALSEKIDDKITDIDSKMSFIIATQRQEYSSVFEQIGILRNILIASDNFVRASIIDKTGDEIVASNPKFEKSPPQPKNYSNNIYYIQVRKSEKYQIAPLYYENERPLMDFYFPLANKYVLKICVSFDSISDVIEESRIGATGYILIIDETGRILFHSDKKYAIDSENIYNEPIAKEAIKRQGVGSQEFISKDGLEMIGTFAPVKKLRWNVIFQQTKAEAYSPMIKMRRNAIISIMVVFLLAIFIAYVLANSLSKPILKVIDVSKNVARRDFTQKVNIKTRDEMYELANNFNNMIEELSHYTKMQADKLSAIVYSINDGLILTDENNNIVIMNNMAAKILGVSKDLTNSLFETVKNDKLLTALKEVYERPEISREVDLSTDKPFIISVSTQLITDSERKKIEGIIFILRDITGKKEVDKMKDDFFHGVTHDLRNPLTSVLGFLRFLLNESVGPINEKQKYFLEIISTSSNRLLAMINNILDIAKLEVGKMELSLTQFDLKNTAERVCSSMISKAVEGNIELVNSVTSMTISADEGLIERALINLVGNALKYTPSSGKVTITAVEKNENVEISVNDTGEGIPAEYLNKIFDKFQQVKGRSHGGTGIGLTITKYIVESHLGKIWVESELNKGSKFMIAIPKNLKKNEKDEIYV; via the coding sequence ATGAAGATAAAACTTTTTCCAAAATTTCTGATTTTTATTATTTTAATTTCAGTATTGCCTCTTATTGTTATAGGTTTTTTAACCATTGATATAAACAAAAAGATGTTGCAGACATTGATGCTCGAATATCATATAAAAATTACAACTGCACTTTCTGAAAAAATTGATGATAAAATTACTGACATTGACAGCAAAATGAGTTTTATCATTGCCACTCAAAGACAGGAGTATTCATCTGTTTTTGAACAGATAGGGATTTTAAGGAATATATTAATAGCATCCGATAACTTTGTAAGAGCGTCTATAATTGATAAAACAGGCGATGAAATCGTTGCATCAAATCCTAAATTTGAAAAATCCCCGCCTCAACCTAAGAATTATTCAAATAATATTTATTATATACAAGTAAGAAAAAGTGAAAAATATCAAATTGCGCCGCTTTATTACGAAAACGAAAGACCTCTGATGGATTTTTATTTTCCGCTTGCTAACAAGTATGTTTTGAAAATATGTGTTTCATTTGACAGCATTTCTGATGTCATTGAAGAAAGCCGGATAGGTGCCACGGGTTATATTCTTATTATCGACGAAACCGGTAGGATTTTGTTTCACAGTGATAAAAAATACGCTATTGATTCTGAAAATATTTATAATGAACCTATTGCAAAAGAGGCGATTAAAAGGCAGGGAGTTGGAAGTCAGGAATTCATTTCAAAAGACGGTCTGGAAATGATTGGAACGTTTGCACCTGTTAAGAAACTTAGATGGAATGTAATATTCCAGCAGACGAAAGCAGAAGCATATTCGCCGATGATAAAAATGAGAAGGAATGCAATAATATCTATAATGGTTGTTTTTTTACTCGCTATTTTTATTGCTTATGTTTTAGCAAATTCACTCTCTAAACCAATACTTAAAGTTATTGATGTTTCAAAAAATGTTGCCCGCCGTGATTTTACACAAAAAGTTAATATTAAAACACGGGATGAAATGTATGAATTGGCTAATAATTTCAACAATATGATTGAGGAACTCTCTCATTACACGAAAATGCAGGCAGATAAACTTTCTGCTATTGTATATTCAATTAATGACGGGCTTATATTAACGGATGAAAATAATAATATTGTTATTATGAACAATATGGCGGCAAAAATACTCGGAGTTTCTAAAGATTTGACGAATTCACTTTTTGAAACTGTTAAAAACGATAAATTGCTTACAGCACTTAAAGAGGTCTATGAAAGACCTGAAATTTCAAGAGAAGTCGATTTATCAACCGATAAACCGTTTATAATAAGTGTTTCAACCCAGCTGATTACCGATTCTGAAAGGAAAAAGATTGAAGGTATAATCTTTATTTTACGGGATATAACAGGTAAAAAAGAAGTTGATAAAATGAAAGATGACTTTTTCCATGGTGTTACTCATGATTTGAGGAATCCGCTTACATCAGTACTCGGATTTTTAAGATTTCTGCTAAACGAAAGTGTAGGACCTATTAATGAAAAGCAGAAATATTTTCTTGAAATTATCAGCACGTCCTCAAACAGGTTGCTGGCTATGATAAATAATATACTCGATATAGCAAAATTAGAAGTTGGAAAAATGGAGTTAAGTCTTACACAGTTTGATTTAAAGAATACGGCAGAACGGGTTTGTAGCAGCATGATATCTAAAGCAGTTGAAGGCAATATTGAGCTTGTAAACAGTGTTACATCGATGACTATTTCGGCAGATGAGGGGCTGATAGAACGGGCTTTAATAAATCTTGTCGGTAATGCTTTGAAATATACTCCTTCTTCCGGTAAAGTTACCATAACTGCGGTGGAAAAAAATGAAAACGTAGAGATTTCTGTTAATGATACCGGTGAAGGAATTCCGGCAGAATATTTGAATAAAATATTTGATAAATTTCAACAGGTGAAGGGTCGTAGTCATGGAGGAACAGGAATAGGACTTACCATTACGAAATATATTGTAGAATCACATCTGGGTAAAATATGGGTTGAATCCGAATTGAATAAAGGCTCAAAATTTATGATTGCAATACCCAAAAATCTGAAAAAAAATGAAAAAGACGAAATATATGTTTAG
- the ricT gene encoding regulatory iron-sulfur-containing complex subunit RicT: MPLAVGVQVRKTKDIIYCDAGSIDVSMNDRLLVETENGLEAGVVVIAEQMINTKEPLKKLVRLFTEEDAKQVEENKIHTKKVLPVILDKMQALKLKMSLSMIEYTFERIKLFIYYTAEERVDFRELIKELGAVLKTRIQMVQIGVRDEVKILGSLGHCGEICCCQRFLKDFTSVTTDMAKEQNLTINPAKISGVCGRLICCIAYEHGFYVSECKKFPKVDSSVKIAEGKGRVIGVDIFKSQVTVKLEDDRIKKIGIKDIIK; the protein is encoded by the coding sequence ATGCCATTAGCTGTAGGTGTTCAAGTGAGAAAGACAAAAGATATAATTTACTGTGATGCAGGTTCTATAGATGTGTCTATGAATGACCGGCTTTTAGTTGAAACGGAAAACGGTTTAGAAGCCGGGGTCGTTGTTATTGCGGAGCAGATGATTAATACAAAAGAACCGTTAAAAAAGCTTGTCCGACTTTTTACGGAAGAGGATGCTAAACAGGTAGAAGAGAACAAAATACATACGAAAAAGGTTTTACCCGTAATACTTGACAAAATGCAGGCATTAAAATTAAAGATGAGCCTCTCAATGATAGAATATACTTTTGAGAGGATTAAACTCTTTATTTATTACACTGCGGAGGAACGGGTTGATTTCCGTGAGTTGATAAAAGAGTTAGGGGCAGTTCTTAAAACAAGAATCCAGATGGTGCAGATAGGTGTTCGTGATGAAGTTAAAATTTTAGGTTCTTTGGGTCATTGTGGGGAGATATGTTGTTGTCAGAGATTTCTTAAAGATTTTACATCAGTGACCACTGATATGGCGAAGGAACAAAATTTAACTATTAATCCTGCAAAAATTTCAGGCGTTTGCGGACGGTTAATTTGTTGCATTGCATATGAACATGGTTTTTACGTTTCAGAATGTAAAAAGTTTCCTAAAGTTGATAGCAGTGTTAAAATTGCTGAAGGTAAAGGTAGGGTTATTGGTGTAGATATTTTTAAGTCACAGGTTACGGTAAAATTAGAAGACGACCGTATAAAAAAAATTGGTATAAAGGATATTATTAAATAA
- the metG gene encoding methionine--tRNA ligase: MKKFYITTPIYYINDSPHLGHSYTTIAADILSRYYRSKGIDVFFLTGTDEHGSKIEEAAAKKGFTPQAWADNIIKEFKALWERLNISYDDFIRTTEERHVKKVQDVFSKLLKDGDIYKGKYSGLYCVACESYYTDTQLVDNRCPDCSKEVQRLEEESYFFKLSKYQEILLKYYEEHPEFIQPAWRSSEMINFVKSGLRDLSVSRTQVKWGVSVPGDSAHTIYVWFDALINYISAAEGKDIWPCDVHFVGKEIFKFHTVIWPAMLMAYGVALPKTVFAHGWWTVNGDKMSKSKGNFVNPHTFIDKYGCDAYRYFVMRQIPFGQDGDFSEQSFLERYNNDLANNLGNLVSRTFSMVEKYSLGEIKPKINSETSLGKLQVDFDKNYSQAMEKIEFNSALSLTWGLIDAANKTIDFEKPWVLYKTDKEKLKIVFENLLSAVGKISNAIECFMPDTSGKIKQIMLEKKVKDPLFPRKE, translated from the coding sequence GTGAAAAAGTTTTATATTACAACGCCGATATATTATATAAATGACAGCCCGCATCTTGGACATTCGTATACTACAATAGCTGCGGATATTCTTAGCCGGTATTACCGCTCAAAAGGTATTGATGTGTTTTTCCTGACCGGGACTGATGAACATGGTTCTAAAATCGAAGAAGCTGCAGCTAAAAAAGGTTTTACCCCGCAGGCATGGGCTGATAATATTATTAAAGAATTTAAAGCGTTGTGGGAGCGCCTGAATATTTCCTATGATGATTTTATAAGGACCACTGAAGAAAGACATGTAAAAAAAGTTCAGGATGTGTTTTCGAAATTGCTGAAAGACGGGGATATTTACAAAGGGAAATATAGCGGGTTGTATTGTGTTGCCTGCGAATCGTATTATACTGATACCCAGCTTGTTGATAACAGGTGTCCTGATTGTTCAAAAGAAGTACAGCGGTTGGAAGAAGAGTCATATTTTTTTAAGTTATCAAAATACCAGGAGATACTTCTCAAATATTATGAAGAGCATCCTGAATTTATACAACCTGCGTGGCGTTCTTCAGAGATGATAAATTTTGTTAAATCAGGACTGAGAGACCTTTCTGTCTCAAGAACACAGGTTAAATGGGGTGTTTCTGTTCCGGGGGACAGTGCGCATACAATTTATGTATGGTTTGATGCTTTGATAAATTATATTTCTGCTGCTGAAGGAAAAGATATCTGGCCTTGCGATGTCCATTTTGTCGGCAAAGAGATTTTCAAGTTTCACACTGTTATCTGGCCTGCAATGCTTATGGCTTACGGGGTAGCACTACCGAAAACAGTTTTTGCGCATGGTTGGTGGACGGTTAATGGTGATAAAATGTCAAAATCCAAAGGTAATTTTGTAAACCCGCATACTTTTATCGACAAGTATGGTTGTGACGCATACAGGTATTTTGTAATGAGACAAATACCGTTTGGGCAGGATGGCGATTTCTCCGAACAAAGTTTTTTGGAAAGATATAACAATGACTTAGCGAACAATCTCGGTAATCTTGTTTCCCGTACATTTTCTATGGTTGAAAAATATTCACTTGGAGAAATTAAACCTAAAATAAACAGTGAAACCTCGCTCGGGAAGTTGCAGGTTGATTTCGACAAGAATTATTCACAAGCGATGGAAAAAATTGAATTTAATAGTGCGCTTTCTCTAACCTGGGGACTTATTGATGCGGCAAATAAAACGATTGATTTTGAAAAACCATGGGTTCTTTATAAAACAGACAAGGAAAAACTCAAAATTGTTTTTGAAAATTTGTTATCAGCAGTCGGGAAGATATCAAATGCAATAGAATGCTTTATGCCGGATACTTCGGGAAAAATAAAACAAATAATGCTGGAAAAAAAGGTCAAAGACCCGCTTTTCCCCCGGAAAGAATAG
- a CDS encoding glycogen-binding domain-containing protein, giving the protein MLKKILLWVGFIIGIVIVAFPSLMLVERIRGFINSKTEETPKQEIAQNVVPVKEENVKISEELTYPKITGDSVIFQYKSDNAQKVFVAGTFNNWDGKKGTMIKNAGIWSTTVQIKPGKYFYKFKVDGIWYLDPKNPVSADDGKGGRVSVLIVEK; this is encoded by the coding sequence ATGCTGAAAAAAATACTTTTATGGGTTGGGTTCATTATAGGTATTGTAATTGTTGCTTTCCCGTCTTTAATGTTAGTTGAACGCATCAGGGGATTTATAAATAGTAAAACAGAAGAAACACCCAAACAAGAAATAGCTCAAAATGTTGTTCCGGTTAAAGAAGAAAATGTCAAAATCTCGGAAGAGTTAACTTATCCAAAAATAACCGGCGACAGTGTTATATTTCAATATAAATCAGATAACGCGCAAAAAGTTTTTGTAGCCGGAACTTTTAATAATTGGGACGGTAAAAAAGGTACTATGATAAAAAATGCCGGTATTTGGAGTACAACTGTGCAAATTAAACCCGGAAAATATTTTTATAAATTCAAAGTAGACGGTATCTGGTATTTGGACCCGAAAAATCCCGTTTCTGCAGATGACGGTAAAGGCGGCCGGGTTTCCGTGCTAATAGTGGAGAAATAA
- the tmk gene encoding dTMP kinase, whose product MKKRGFFITFEGSDGCGKSTQSVLVTKKLKELGFDVLHTREPGGTTIAEALRKILLDPKNKIFPLTELLLYEACRAQHTEELIIPALNSGKIVICERYTDATVAYQGFGRNIDKKIIFQLNKIATLDLKPDLTIFFDVDVKKGLSRAASRGKDRLENEDLVFHKKVRDGYMWLVKKFPKRIKVVKANDTIENISEKVMDIVMTKVK is encoded by the coding sequence ATGAAAAAAAGAGGGTTTTTTATAACATTTGAAGGTTCTGATGGGTGTGGTAAATCAACGCAATCAGTTTTGGTTACTAAAAAACTAAAAGAACTCGGATTTGATGTTCTTCATACAAGGGAACCAGGCGGGACAACTATAGCAGAGGCGTTAAGAAAAATTTTACTTGACCCAAAAAACAAGATTTTTCCGCTTACAGAACTTTTGCTCTATGAAGCGTGTCGCGCTCAACATACTGAAGAGCTGATTATTCCTGCACTTAATTCCGGTAAAATTGTAATTTGTGAAAGATACACTGACGCGACTGTTGCATACCAGGGTTTTGGAAGGAATATTGATAAAAAAATTATTTTTCAGCTTAATAAAATAGCAACTTTGGACTTGAAGCCGGATTTAACAATTTTTTTTGATGTAGATGTTAAAAAAGGGCTTTCTCGCGCTGCATCCCGCGGTAAAGACCGTCTTGAAAATGAAGATTTGGTGTTCCATAAAAAAGTCAGGGACGGGTACATGTGGCTCGTTAAAAAGTTCCCGAAGAGAATCAAGGTTGTAAAAGCCAACGATACCATTGAAAATATATCAGAAAAAGTCATGGATATCGTGATGACAAAGGTGAAATGA
- a CDS encoding TatD family hydrolase, translating into MIDTHCHLLDSSFDKDRDSVIEQAFSNGVSKLIEVGVEPQEWEDSLDLSQKYKNIFCAIGVHPNNSDKYIDFSDLLVNKKVVAVGECGLDYYRNYVDKKIQVDVFEKQLEIVQKLKKPVIIHSRQAEEDVYKIISQHKDICGVIHCFSSSIEYAEKFLQLGFYLGIDGPVTYPNANVLREVVNKTPIERILLETDSPYLPPQQFRGKRNESGYLKYIAEKIAQIKGLTVETVSKITDENAERLFKISTHE; encoded by the coding sequence ATGATTGATACCCATTGTCATCTTTTAGACAGTTCTTTTGACAAAGATAGAGATAGTGTTATTGAACAAGCTTTTTCAAATGGTGTTTCAAAGTTAATAGAGGTGGGCGTAGAACCTCAAGAATGGGAAGATTCTTTAGATTTAAGTCAAAAGTATAAAAATATTTTTTGTGCGATTGGTGTTCATCCCAATAATTCTGATAAATATATTGATTTTTCAGATTTGCTGGTTAATAAGAAGGTTGTTGCGGTTGGTGAATGCGGGTTAGATTATTATAGAAATTATGTTGATAAAAAAATTCAGGTTGACGTTTTTGAAAAGCAGCTGGAAATTGTTCAGAAATTAAAAAAACCTGTAATAATTCACTCCCGGCAGGCAGAAGAAGATGTTTATAAAATAATAAGTCAGCATAAAGACATCTGCGGGGTAATTCACTGTTTTTCATCATCAATTGAATATGCTGAAAAATTTTTACAACTTGGATTTTATCTTGGTATTGATGGACCTGTAACATATCCCAATGCAAATGTTTTAAGAGAAGTTGTTAATAAAACGCCAATAGAGAGAATATTGCTGGAAACAGATTCGCCATATTTACCGCCACAGCAGTTCAGGGGAAAGAGGAACGAATCAGGATACTTAAAATATATTGCAGAAAAAATAGCGCAAATTAAAGGATTAACAGTTGAAACTGTTTCAAAAATTACGGATGAGAACGCGGAGAGGCTTTTTAAAATAAGCACACACGAATAA
- a CDS encoding DNA polymerase III subunit, which translates to MMRVVGHEKQLDMFRTAIKNGRVHSSYMFVGQSGIGKKLFALQLARMLNCQSSDILKRPCGECLSCQKIESGTHPDVMTISVLEEKSWISIDQVKEIIKGLQFSAVQGGYNVRIIDDAHLIQEQAANSLLKILEEPPQNTVIILITPVPRSLPRTISSRCVTVHFGIFSDAEIKSELQKFNLDKSELDFVISIAMGSLGKAIKLASDKESIAEYKDLIDNFKIGKFINKRYERNEVVELLNMLASQTRFSQPEKLEIILKMRNYIRRNTNINLTLEVLRQNLL; encoded by the coding sequence ATGATGAGAGTTGTTGGTCATGAAAAGCAGTTGGATATGTTCCGGACAGCAATTAAAAATGGGCGTGTTCATTCGTCATATATGTTTGTCGGGCAATCGGGTATAGGTAAAAAGTTGTTTGCGTTGCAATTAGCCCGGATGTTAAATTGTCAGAGTTCGGATATACTCAAAAGACCGTGCGGCGAGTGCCTGTCGTGCCAGAAAATAGAATCAGGTACTCACCCGGATGTTATGACTATATCTGTTTTAGAAGAAAAATCGTGGATTTCAATTGACCAGGTAAAAGAAATAATTAAAGGTTTGCAATTTAGTGCAGTCCAGGGTGGGTATAATGTCAGGATAATTGACGATGCGCACCTGATACAAGAACAGGCAGCAAACTCGCTCTTAAAAATACTTGAAGAGCCACCGCAAAATACTGTGATAATTCTCATTACTCCGGTGCCGCGGTCACTTCCGCGGACAATAAGTTCAAGATGTGTGACTGTCCATTTTGGTATATTTAGTGATGCAGAAATCAAAAGCGAGTTACAAAAGTTTAATCTTGATAAAAGCGAACTGGATTTTGTTATATCAATAGCCATGGGTTCTTTAGGGAAGGCGATTAAATTAGCAAGTGATAAGGAATCAATTGCCGAGTATAAAGATTTAATAGATAATTTTAAGATTGGCAAATTTATAAATAAGAGATATGAAAGAAATGAAGTAGTTGAACTTTTAAATATGCTTGCAAGTCAGACGAGGTTTAGTCAACCTGAAAAACTGGAAATTATATTAAAAATGAGGAATTATATCAGGAGAAATACAAATATAAATTTAACGTTGGAAGTATTGAGACAAAATTTGTTATAG